One Natator depressus isolate rNatDep1 chromosome 5, rNatDep2.hap1, whole genome shotgun sequence DNA segment encodes these proteins:
- the LOC141988297 gene encoding interferon tau-like: MTTRFLLHVCLILLFSTEISSRLCTMLHFQQNKVNKESLELLQKRSRNFPSQCINERAAFKPTQDIVQLSVAQKENAKVVIQEILQEIFNIFCKNLTQSAWDATSIVKFQNGLYQQIQRLEACLRAQMEKELTNLESKDLQLTSRSVKQYFQGIDAFLKEKQYSLCA, from the coding sequence ATGACCACCAGGTTTTTGCTGCACGTTTGCCTCATACTGCTCTTCTCCACTGAAATCTCATCTCGGCTCTGTACCATGCTTCACTTCCAGCAGAACAAAGTGAACAAAGAGAGCTTAgagcttctgcagaaaaggagcagaAATTTCCCCTCACAATGCATAAATGAAAGGGCAGCTTTCAAGCCCACCCAGGATATTGTCCAACTTTCAGTGGCCCAGAAGGAGAATGCCAAGGTGGTAATTCAAGAGATCCTCCAAGAGATCTTCAACATCTTTTGCAAAAACCTCACCCAAAGTGCCTGGGATGCCACTTCCATAGTCAAGTTCCAAAATGGCCTTTACCAGCAAATTCAGCGGCTGGAGGCATGTTTGAGAGCACAGATGGAGAAGGAATTAACCAACCTGGAAAGTAAGGACCTCCAGCTCACCAGTCGGAGTGTGAAACAATACTTTCAGGGGATAGATGCTTTCCTaaaagaaaagcaatacagcCTGTGTGCCTGA